The following coding sequences lie in one Eubacterium ventriosum genomic window:
- a CDS encoding metal-sensing transcriptional repressor: MEYKCAHCAKKKERTEKEYKDLINRLNRIEGQVRGVKNMVENDAYCMDIITQASAVAAALNSFNKVLLSNHIKTCVVDNIREGNDEVVDELITMLKKSMK; encoded by the coding sequence ATGGAATATAAATGTGCACACTGTGCCAAAAAGAAAGAACGAACAGAAAAAGAATACAAAGACCTGATAAACAGACTAAACAGAATAGAAGGACAAGTGCGAGGCGTAAAAAACATGGTTGAAAACGATGCCTACTGCATGGACATCATTACACAGGCATCAGCTGTAGCTGCTGCACTAAACAGCTTCAACAAAGTCCTACTATCCAACCACATCAAGACATGCGTAGTCGACAACATAAGAGAAGGCAACGACGAAGTAGTAGACGAACTAATAACAATGCTAAAGAAGTCAATGAAATAA
- the polA gene encoding DNA polymerase I, translating to MSKFVLIDGHSILNRAFYGVPIFTNSEGLHTNAVFGFLNIMFKIIDSKQPDYMAVAFDVHQPTFRHEMFKDYKGTRKPMMEELREQVPVIKELLQKMNITTVELPGYEADDVIGTLSKKGEKAGMEVDVISGDRDLLQLASDHITICIPKTKKGQTTVEEYNTEGVRKLYKVTPTEFIDVKALMGDSSDNIPGVPGIGEKGATAIISQFGSIENAYDHAEEISNTRNRNALLNNYEMAQMSKTLATINIQSPVEVTPEQCKLEDIYTEDALEMIKRLEFKSMIQRFGSVTSTNDCEGGFKYINNPFDADPIFEQAKNADNIGVFIYRNKDNFGVSLCFNNDNVYYIGKEGFVTEDYIIEKVRDLVNAKAELTILNIKENNDILENDDAESIFDISIAAYLLNPLQNTYDYDDIAREYLGMNVPAFDEIFPKTKKNETPSDEIPENILKYACYNAYVAYKAKDALTEKLKETEMLDIYNNVEIPLTYALYDMEQAGIMVAGDKLKEYGERLKTGIDALEKDIFAEAGHEFNINSPKQLGEILFGEMQLPGGKKTKTGYSTSASVLEKLEPDYPFVSKILEYRQLAKLKSTYADGLAVYIGEDNRIHGKFNQTITATGRISSTEPNLQNIPVRMPLGREIRKVFIPKEGCVFIDADYSQIELRILAHMSDDKNLIDAYNHSKDIHAATASLVFHVPLEEVTKEQRSNAKAVNFGIVYGISSFGLSNDLSISRKEAEQYIKDYFISYPGIKNYLDNSVKEAKEKGYSVTMFGRRRPIPELTSGNFMQRQFGERVAMNSPIQGSAADIMKIAMINVAKELKEKDLKSKIVLQVHDELLIEAYENEVEQVKDILKRNMEQAAHLNVPLDVDVQVGNNWDEAH from the coding sequence ATGAGTAAATTTGTGTTAATAGACGGACATAGTATTTTAAACAGAGCATTTTATGGAGTTCCTATTTTTACTAACAGTGAGGGACTACATACAAATGCTGTTTTTGGTTTTCTGAATATTATGTTTAAAATAATAGATTCAAAACAGCCGGATTACATGGCTGTTGCTTTTGACGTTCATCAGCCTACATTCAGACACGAAATGTTTAAGGATTACAAAGGTACAAGAAAGCCTATGATGGAAGAATTAAGGGAACAGGTGCCTGTAATTAAGGAATTATTGCAGAAAATGAACATTACAACTGTAGAATTGCCGGGATACGAAGCAGACGATGTTATTGGTACTTTGTCTAAGAAAGGTGAAAAAGCAGGCATGGAAGTAGATGTTATTTCAGGTGACAGAGATTTACTTCAGCTTGCAAGTGACCATATTACAATCTGTATTCCAAAAACTAAAAAAGGTCAGACTACAGTTGAAGAATACAATACAGAAGGTGTTAGGAAATTATATAAAGTTACCCCAACTGAGTTTATTGATGTTAAAGCTTTAATGGGTGACTCATCTGACAATATTCCGGGGGTTCCGGGAATTGGAGAGAAAGGTGCAACAGCCATTATTTCTCAGTTTGGTTCAATTGAAAATGCCTACGATCACGCAGAAGAAATTTCCAATACACGTAACAGAAATGCACTTTTAAATAATTACGAAATGGCACAGATGAGTAAAACTCTTGCCACAATTAATATTCAGTCACCTGTAGAAGTAACACCTGAACAGTGTAAGTTAGAAGATATTTACACAGAAGATGCTCTTGAAATGATTAAACGTTTGGAATTTAAAAGTATGATTCAAAGATTCGGCTCAGTTACTTCAACTAATGATTGTGAGGGAGGATTTAAGTATATTAATAATCCTTTTGATGCTGATCCTATTTTTGAGCAGGCTAAAAATGCTGACAATATAGGTGTTTTTATTTATAGAAACAAAGACAATTTTGGTGTTTCTTTGTGTTTTAACAATGACAATGTTTATTACATTGGAAAAGAAGGTTTTGTAACAGAAGATTATATAATCGAAAAAGTTAGAGACCTTGTAAATGCCAAGGCTGAACTTACAATTTTAAATATTAAAGAAAATAATGATATTTTGGAAAATGATGACGCGGAAAGTATTTTCGATATTTCTATTGCTGCATATCTATTAAATCCATTGCAGAATACTTACGATTATGACGATATTGCAAGAGAATATTTAGGAATGAATGTGCCGGCTTTTGATGAGATTTTCCCAAAAACTAAGAAAAACGAAACTCCATCAGATGAAATACCTGAAAACATATTAAAATATGCCTGCTATAATGCTTATGTGGCTTACAAGGCAAAAGATGCTTTAACTGAAAAGTTAAAAGAAACAGAAATGCTTGATATTTACAACAATGTGGAAATTCCTTTAACTTATGCTTTATATGATATGGAGCAGGCAGGAATTATGGTTGCAGGCGACAAGCTTAAAGAATATGGTGAAAGACTTAAAACTGGCATTGATGCATTAGAGAAAGATATTTTTGCTGAAGCAGGTCACGAATTTAATATTAATTCACCTAAGCAGTTAGGCGAGATTTTATTTGGTGAAATGCAGCTTCCCGGTGGCAAAAAAACTAAAACAGGATATTCAACATCTGCTTCTGTATTAGAGAAACTTGAACCTGATTATCCTTTTGTAAGTAAGATATTAGAGTACAGGCAGCTTGCAAAATTAAAGTCAACATACGCTGATGGATTGGCTGTTTATATAGGCGAAGATAACAGAATACACGGTAAGTTTAACCAAACAATTACCGCAACAGGCAGAATAAGCAGTACTGAGCCAAACCTTCAGAATATTCCTGTACGTATGCCTCTTGGAAGAGAGATTAGGAAAGTCTTTATTCCAAAAGAAGGTTGTGTGTTTATTGATGCAGATTATTCTCAGATTGAATTAAGAATTTTAGCTCATATGTCTGATGACAAGAATTTAATTGATGCATATAATCATTCTAAAGATATTCATGCTGCAACAGCTTCTTTGGTTTTCCATGTTCCACTTGAAGAGGTTACTAAGGAACAGAGAAGTAATGCCAAGGCTGTAAACTTTGGAATCGTATACGGAATCAGTTCATTTGGTTTAAGTAATGACCTTTCGATTAGCAGAAAGGAAGCTGAACAGTATATAAAGGATTATTTTATCAGTTATCCGGGTATTAAGAATTATCTTGATAATTCAGTAAAAGAAGCTAAGGAAAAAGGATACTCTGTTACAATGTTTGGCAGAAGAAGACCTATCCCTGAATTAACATCAGGCAACTTTATGCAAAGACAGTTCGGTGAACGTGTGGCAATGAACTCTCCTATTCAGGGTTCTGCTGCAGATATTATGAAAATAGCAATGATTAATGTTGCAAAAGAGTTAAAAGAGAAAGATTTAAAATCTAAAATTGTTTTGCAGGTACACGATGAACTTTTAATTGAAGCGTACGAAAATGAAGTTGAACAGGTTAAGGATATTCTGAAACGCAACATGGAACAGGCAGCTCATCTTAATGTTCCTTTGGATGTTGATGTTCAGGTCGGAAATAACTGGGATGAAGCACATTAA
- the coaE gene encoding dephospho-CoA kinase (Dephospho-CoA kinase (CoaE) performs the final step in coenzyme A biosynthesis.), whose protein sequence is MVIGLMGGVGSGKSTVLDYLEENYGAYIIQSDHVAKEIMTPGFKVFDKLSKAFPEVIENGKINSKKLASIVFNDKDKLDTLNSITHPGTIEEILNRIEQSNNSIIVVESALLLGSGLESHCDELWYVYCEHNERVNRLVENRGYSVEKSEEIISNQPSDEEYNHFADEFIDNTFSVEKTREQIDMILSNKEC, encoded by the coding sequence ATGGTTATAGGATTAATGGGTGGCGTAGGCAGCGGAAAGTCTACAGTACTTGATTATTTAGAAGAAAATTATGGCGCATATATTATTCAGTCAGACCATGTGGCAAAGGAAATCATGACTCCCGGCTTTAAGGTTTTTGATAAACTTTCAAAAGCTTTTCCAGAAGTTATTGAAAATGGAAAGATTAACAGCAAGAAGCTTGCCTCAATAGTTTTTAATGATAAGGATAAGCTTGACACTCTTAATTCCATTACTCATCCGGGAACAATAGAAGAAATTCTTAATAGAATAGAGCAAAGTAATAATTCAATTATTGTTGTGGAATCAGCCTTACTTTTAGGTTCAGGCCTTGAATCCCATTGTGATGAATTATGGTATGTATACTGTGAACATAATGAGAGAGTAAACCGTCTTGTTGAAAACAGAGGCTATTCAGTAGAAAAGTCTGAGGAGATTATTTCTAATCAACCAAGTGATGAAGAATATAACCACTTTGCAGATGAGTTTATTGACAATACTTTTAGTGTGGAAAAAACAAGAGAACAAATAGATATGATTTTAAGCAACAAAGAATGCTAA
- a CDS encoding FAD-dependent oxidoreductase, producing the protein MADPLGGYVPDTVKNDEPIREPIARLGKMISDRMEVMLGKEKITKESPEYWGLAPICTDEQALIAIKMGKRKPRTFAQIKKLTKINDDEYLQKQLDEMSNNGLIEYNWENPQHEKQYVLPMYVPGSAEFTNMNADVLRDHPEMGRFFERMSRLPLEKVTPMVPLGGAGIGMHVIPVEKAIEMENHSVSVEHISHWLDKYEGKYAASPCSCRRSRVTYDEGCADDPEGWCIAVGDMADYVVETNKGGRYITREEVYEILEQAEENGFVHQITNIDGENKIFAICNCNVNVCYALRTSQLFNTPNMSRSAYVAHVEKDKCVACGRCVEFCPAGAVKLGQKLCKKDGSQVEYPKMPLPSEKKWGPEMWTEDYRDKNRINTHKTGTAPCKTACPAHIAVQGYLKMASQGRYKEALALIKKENPFPAVCGHICNRRCEDACTRGNIDQAVAIDEVKKFIAAKDLEAETRYIPKKVVPSLKGQFDEKIAIIGGGPAGLSCAFYLAEKGYAPTVFEKHENAGGMLVYGIPSYKLEKDVVQAEIDVIKAMGVTIKTGVEVGKDITIEELRKQGYKAFYIAIGCQGGRKAGIPGEDAEGVMTAVDFLREVNDKEEYPIEGDVVVIGGGNVAIDVARNSKRCGDVNVSMFCLEDREHMPASEEEIEEATEEGIKINCGWGPKEIIVRDGKVDGIVLKKCLSVMDYDGRFNPTYDENETITLSCKHVVLSVGQAIVWDNLLDGLNVKLDRGNRAIADSFTFQTDEPDVFVGGDVYTGPKFAIDAIAAGKQGAISIHRFVQPHSSLTIGRDPHYFVELNKDDINIENYDNSSRQVPMKDENISKNNPFRDAKLPFTEEQVKKETARCLGCGATIVDENKCIGCGICTTKCEFEAIHLERDLPGASVMRKSEDKLKYILPNGAKQAIKIKFSKKK; encoded by the coding sequence ATGGCAGATCCATTAGGAGGTTATGTACCGGATACCGTAAAAAACGATGAACCTATCCGTGAGCCCATTGCGCGTTTAGGCAAAATGATTTCCGACAGAATGGAAGTTATGCTTGGCAAAGAAAAAATTACAAAAGAGTCACCTGAGTACTGGGGCCTTGCACCTATATGTACTGACGAACAGGCTCTTATTGCCATAAAAATGGGAAAGAGAAAACCTAGAACTTTTGCACAGATTAAGAAATTAACAAAGATTAATGACGATGAATATTTGCAAAAGCAGTTAGACGAAATGTCTAACAATGGTTTAATTGAATACAATTGGGAGAATCCACAGCACGAGAAACAGTACGTTTTACCTATGTATGTTCCTGGAAGTGCAGAATTTACCAATATGAATGCAGATGTTTTAAGAGATCATCCTGAAATGGGTAGATTTTTTGAAAGAATGAGTCGTCTTCCGCTTGAAAAGGTTACACCAATGGTTCCACTTGGCGGAGCAGGAATCGGAATGCATGTTATTCCTGTAGAGAAAGCAATTGAAATGGAAAACCATTCAGTTTCAGTTGAACATATTTCACATTGGCTTGATAAGTATGAAGGAAAATATGCTGCAAGTCCTTGTTCGTGCCGTCGCTCAAGAGTTACATATGACGAAGGCTGTGCCGATGATCCTGAAGGCTGGTGTATTGCTGTAGGTGATATGGCAGATTATGTTGTTGAAACTAACAAAGGTGGACGTTACATAACAAGAGAAGAAGTATACGAAATCCTTGAACAGGCAGAAGAAAACGGTTTTGTTCACCAGATTACAAACATTGACGGTGAAAATAAGATTTTTGCAATATGTAACTGTAATGTTAACGTATGTTATGCACTTCGTACATCACAGTTATTTAATACACCAAACATGTCTCGTTCGGCTTATGTTGCCCATGTTGAAAAGGATAAATGTGTTGCCTGTGGACGTTGCGTTGAGTTCTGTCCTGCCGGAGCCGTGAAGCTTGGTCAGAAACTTTGCAAAAAAGATGGAAGTCAGGTTGAATATCCAAAGATGCCTTTACCTTCTGAAAAGAAGTGGGGACCTGAAATGTGGACTGAGGATTACAGAGACAAAAACCGTATTAATACTCATAAAACAGGAACCGCACCTTGTAAAACAGCCTGCCCTGCACATATAGCAGTTCAGGGATATTTGAAAATGGCTTCACAGGGAAGATATAAGGAAGCTCTTGCGTTGATTAAGAAGGAAAATCCATTCCCTGCAGTTTGCGGACATATTTGTAACAGAAGATGTGAAGATGCCTGCACAAGAGGAAATATTGATCAGGCAGTGGCAATTGATGAAGTAAAGAAGTTTATTGCTGCTAAAGATTTGGAAGCAGAAACACGTTACATTCCAAAGAAAGTTGTTCCATCACTTAAGGGACAGTTTGACGAAAAGATTGCCATAATTGGTGGTGGGCCTGCCGGTTTATCCTGTGCATTCTATTTGGCAGAAAAAGGATATGCACCTACAGTTTTTGAAAAACATGAAAATGCCGGAGGAATGCTTGTATACGGAATCCCATCATACAAGTTAGAAAAAGATGTAGTTCAGGCTGAGATTGATGTAATAAAAGCTATGGGTGTTACTATTAAAACAGGCGTTGAAGTAGGTAAGGACATAACAATTGAAGAATTAAGAAAACAGGGCTACAAAGCATTCTACATTGCAATCGGATGTCAGGGTGGAAGAAAAGCCGGTATTCCTGGAGAAGATGCAGAAGGTGTAATGACAGCCGTAGATTTCTTAAGAGAAGTAAATGACAAGGAAGAATATCCTATTGAAGGAGACGTTGTTGTAATCGGTGGTGGTAACGTAGCCATTGACGTAGCAAGAAATAGCAAACGTTGTGGTGATGTTAATGTATCAATGTTCTGTCTTGAAGACAGAGAGCACATGCCTGCTTCGGAAGAAGAAATTGAAGAAGCCACAGAAGAAGGAATTAAAATTAATTGTGGTTGGGGACCAAAGGAAATCATTGTCAGAGACGGAAAAGTTGATGGCATTGTTCTTAAGAAATGCCTTTCTGTTATGGACTATGATGGAAGATTTAACCCAACATATGATGAAAATGAAACAATTACATTGTCTTGCAAGCACGTAGTATTGTCAGTAGGACAGGCTATTGTTTGGGACAACCTTTTAGATGGCTTAAATGTAAAACTAGATAGAGGCAACAGAGCAATCGCTGACTCATTTACATTCCAGACTGACGAACCTGATGTATTTGTTGGTGGCGATGTTTATACAGGTCCAAAATTTGCCATTGATGCCATAGCTGCAGGAAAGCAGGGGGCTATTTCAATTCACAGATTTGTACAGCCACACAGCAGTCTTACAATTGGACGTGATCCTCATTATTTCGTTGAACTTAATAAGGATGACATAAACATTGAAAACTATGACAATTCAAGCAGACAGGTTCCAATGAAGGATGAAAACATTAGCAAAAATAATCCTTTCAGAGATGCCAAACTTCCTTTTACCGAAGAACAGGTTAAAAAGGAAACAGCCCGTTGTCTTGGATGTGGTGCAACAATCGTTGACGAAAACAAATGTATCGGTTGCGGTATTTGTACAACTAAATGTGAGTTTGAAGCAATTCACTTAGAAAGAGACTTGCCGGGTGCAAGTGTTATGAGAAAGAGTGAAGACAAGCTTAAATACATTTTGCCAAACGGTGCAAAACAGGCAATTAAAATTAAATTTTCTAAGAAAAAATAA
- a CDS encoding heavy metal translocating P-type ATPase, with protein sequence MKKYTISGMSCAACQSRVEKAVNALPNVDSAVVSLLTNSMQVEGSASDSEIIQTVEKAGYGAKTAGGSKKDTASMEEDQLKDTQTPILRKRLIVSLVLLIPLMYISMGHMMWDWPLPAFLIGNHIAMGLIQMLFTIAILVINQKFFISGIKGVLNKAPNMDTLVAMGAGAAFAYSTYVLFAMTDAQVSGNSDKVMEYMHDFYFESAAMIVTLITLGKMLESYSKGKTTDALKSLMKMVPKTATIIEKDLTGNEKEKIVSIEDININDVFVVKPGENIPVDGIVIDGFGAVDESAITGESIPVDKTIGSKVSSAGVNQSGYLKCKATRVGEDTTLAQIIQMVSDASATKAPIAKVADKVSGIFVPVVICIALVTIFAWLIAGETVGFALARGISVLVISCPCALGLATPVAIMVGNGVGAKKGILFKNATSLETTGKTQIVALDKTGTITVGKPKVTAIITEKETDEKELLGIAIGLESKSEHPLAKAITIYAKENNIKPYEIVNFKSEVGNGLVGEYNGSKVFTGNRKFIEKNCTISTNLINKTEKLSEKGMTPLFFTKDNKVLGIIAVADVIKEDSREAIFELENMGIKVIMLTGDNEKTAKAIGNKAGVDQVIAGVLPQGKESTIRELTEYGNTVMVGDGINDAPALTRANIGMAIGAGTDVAIDAADVVLMKSNLKDVPAAIRLSKAVLRNIHENLFWAFIYNIIGIPLAAGIWYPIFGWKLNPMFGAAAMSLSSFCVVTNALRLNLVNIYNNKKDRKIKNSITEVIGNNDLSNNLDNKESEKETNTMEKTMKITGMMCGHCEATVKKALEALEQVDEAIVSHEEGTAVVKLNSDISNDVLKKTVEDKDYTVNDIIG encoded by the coding sequence ATGAAAAAATACACAATTTCCGGCATGAGTTGTGCCGCCTGTCAAAGCCGTGTAGAAAAAGCAGTTAACGCCCTGCCAAATGTTGATTCAGCAGTTGTAAGTCTGTTGACTAACAGCATGCAGGTTGAAGGCTCCGCCAGCGACAGTGAAATAATTCAGACTGTGGAGAAGGCAGGTTATGGTGCAAAAACAGCCGGAGGTTCTAAGAAAGATACAGCATCAATGGAGGAAGACCAGTTAAAGGATACTCAGACACCTATTTTAAGAAAACGTTTAATTGTGTCTTTAGTATTATTAATTCCACTTATGTATATTTCCATGGGACATATGATGTGGGATTGGCCTTTACCGGCGTTTTTAATCGGCAACCACATCGCAATGGGATTAATTCAGATGCTTTTTACAATTGCTATTCTTGTAATTAATCAGAAGTTCTTTATTAGTGGTATTAAAGGTGTTTTAAATAAGGCACCTAATATGGATACTTTGGTGGCAATGGGAGCAGGTGCGGCTTTTGCATATAGTACTTATGTTTTATTTGCAATGACAGATGCTCAGGTTTCGGGCAATAGTGATAAGGTTATGGAATACATGCATGATTTTTATTTTGAATCTGCTGCAATGATTGTAACTCTTATTACATTAGGAAAGATGCTTGAATCTTATTCTAAGGGCAAGACAACAGATGCACTAAAAAGTCTTATGAAGATGGTTCCAAAGACTGCTACAATTATCGAAAAGGATTTAACCGGAAACGAAAAGGAAAAAATAGTTTCCATTGAAGATATAAATATAAATGATGTATTTGTTGTAAAACCGGGCGAAAATATACCGGTAGATGGTATAGTTATAGATGGCTTCGGTGCAGTTGATGAATCTGCTATTACAGGAGAAAGTATTCCGGTTGATAAGACTATAGGATCTAAGGTTTCATCAGCAGGCGTTAACCAGTCAGGTTACTTAAAATGTAAGGCCACAAGAGTTGGTGAAGATACAACTTTAGCTCAGATTATTCAGATGGTTAGTGATGCATCTGCCACAAAAGCACCAATAGCAAAGGTTGCAGATAAGGTTTCAGGAATATTTGTTCCTGTTGTAATATGTATTGCACTTGTAACTATTTTTGCCTGGCTTATTGCAGGTGAAACAGTTGGTTTTGCCTTAGCAAGAGGCATTTCAGTTCTTGTAATCAGTTGCCCTTGTGCATTAGGACTTGCCACACCTGTTGCAATTATGGTTGGTAACGGAGTAGGGGCAAAAAAAGGTATTCTTTTTAAGAATGCAACATCCCTTGAAACTACAGGTAAAACCCAGATTGTTGCACTTGATAAAACAGGAACTATTACAGTTGGAAAGCCTAAGGTTACTGCTATTATTACTGAAAAAGAAACAGATGAAAAAGAATTGCTTGGAATTGCAATAGGTCTTGAAAGTAAAAGCGAACATCCTCTTGCAAAAGCAATTACCATTTATGCAAAAGAAAACAACATTAAGCCATATGAAATTGTTAATTTTAAGTCAGAAGTTGGTAATGGTTTAGTTGGCGAATATAATGGCTCAAAAGTTTTTACGGGAAATAGAAAGTTTATTGAAAAGAACTGTACTATTTCAACTAATTTAATTAATAAAACTGAGAAGTTATCAGAAAAAGGTATGACACCTTTGTTTTTTACCAAAGATAATAAGGTTCTTGGCATAATTGCTGTTGCCGATGTTATTAAAGAGGACAGCAGGGAAGCTATTTTTGAACTTGAAAATATGGGAATAAAAGTTATAATGCTTACAGGAGATAACGAGAAAACTGCCAAAGCCATTGGCAATAAAGCAGGTGTTGATCAGGTTATTGCCGGAGTGCTTCCACAGGGGAAGGAATCTACTATCAGAGAACTAACTGAATACGGTAACACTGTTATGGTAGGTGATGGAATAAACGATGCTCCTGCACTTACAAGAGCTAATATAGGAATGGCAATCGGCGCCGGAACTGATGTGGCAATTGATGCCGCTGACGTGGTTCTTATGAAAAGTAATTTAAAGGATGTTCCTGCTGCAATCAGATTAAGTAAGGCAGTTCTTCGAAACATTCACGAAAATCTTTTCTGGGCATTTATTTACAACATAATAGGCATTCCACTTGCAGCCGGAATATGGTATCCTATATTTGGCTGGAAACTAAATCCGATGTTTGGTGCAGCAGCCATGAGCTTATCAAGTTTCTGCGTTGTAACTAATGCATTAAGATTAAATCTTGTAAATATTTATAATAACAAGAAAGACAGAAAGATTAAAAATAGCATTACAGAAGTAATAGGAAATAATGACTTATCAAATAATTTAGACAATAAAGAATCAGAAAAGGAGACTAACACTATGGAAAAGACAATGAAAATAACAGGTATGATGTGTGGACATTGTGAAGCAACTGTTAAGAAGGCTTTAGAAGCATTAGAACAGGTTGACGAGGCAATTGTAAGTCATGAAGAAGGAACAGCTGTTGTAAAATTAAACAGCGACATCTCAAATGATGTTCTTAAGAAAACAGTAGAAGATAAGGATTACACAGTAAACGATATTATCGGTTAG
- a CDS encoding MarR family winged helix-turn-helix transcriptional regulator → MGHLGHKIKLIDRQFRSRMDKNLENLGITTAQMNVLCYMEHHTERNVTQKQLSEAFNVKHSTMAGILQRMVEKDLLEIRPNPDNKKFKNIFLTEKAKSLQDKASAYREYTESVIIKDFTPDEKEYFEKTLFKVFHNLLNDSSLSPEEKDLIERRFMEND, encoded by the coding sequence ATGGGACATTTAGGTCACAAAATCAAGCTTATTGACAGACAGTTTAGAAGCCGTATGGATAAGAATCTTGAGAATCTTGGCATTACAACGGCACAGATGAATGTATTATGTTATATGGAACATCACACTGAAAGAAATGTAACCCAGAAACAATTATCTGAAGCTTTTAATGTGAAGCATTCTACAATGGCAGGCATACTTCAAAGAATGGTTGAAAAAGATCTTCTTGAAATAAGACCAAATCCTGACAATAAGAAATTTAAAAATATATTCCTTACGGAAAAAGCTAAAAGTCTTCAGGATAAAGCCTCAGCATATCGTGAGTATACGGAATCTGTTATAATAAAGGACTTTACACCTGATGAAAAAGAATACTTTGAAAAAACATTATTTAAGGTTTTTCATAACTTATTAAACGATTCTTCATTATCACCGGAAGAGAAAGACTTAATAGAGAGGAGATTTATGGAAAATGATTAA
- a CDS encoding hydrogenase maturation nickel metallochaperone HypA has product MHELGVVFQAIKIVEEVAKENNLTEIESVTVEIGEVSTVIESYLQNCWKWSVEKKSDIMHNCKLHVEKIPAITYCQDCGNKYETVTYGKTCPKCNSTHTYLLQGNEFNIKEIEGC; this is encoded by the coding sequence ATGCATGAATTAGGTGTTGTTTTTCAGGCTATAAAAATCGTAGAAGAAGTAGCCAAGGAAAATAATCTTACTGAAATAGAAAGTGTAACTGTGGAAATTGGAGAAGTTTCAACAGTTATAGAATCATATCTTCAGAACTGCTGGAAGTGGTCTGTAGAAAAGAAATCAGACATTATGCATAATTGTAAATTACACGTTGAAAAAATTCCTGCAATTACCTATTGTCAGGACTGTGGAAACAAATATGAGACTGTCACATATGGCAAAACTTGTCCTAAATGTAACAGCACTCATACTTATCTTTTACAGGGTAACGAGTTTAACATAAAGGAAATTGAGGGATGTTAA
- a CDS encoding DUF5692 family protein: MLFQINSMWQILGWVLVFAGLIITNEIERRTKKGGIFFFGIVLAALTVYFVAIQIGANIGASWALNSQTYKYMNGWFHYAKLYAAVAGCIGFMLLKYKTGLGNKQWFKCFPFIIVAINILIAVGSDFESAIKGADAVNGWWFSNEKVWLNGGWWNWVNGIAGILNIFCMTGWWGIYSSKDKNHQDMLWPDMTIWFIVAYDIWNFTYTYCNLPTHSWYCGVALLLAPTFANALWNKGGWIQNRANTLATWCMFAQVLPLFQISGVFSVIPSLYNNVTGAKTGLDLAAIDSATMSTITPNTTAMGVCAILALAANVVCLSVIIKRAIEQKKNPYKEEIFAGTKDFVEAMERAE; this comes from the coding sequence ATGTTATTTCAAATTAACAGTATGTGGCAGATATTAGGCTGGGTTTTAGTATTTGCCGGATTAATTATTACAAATGAAATTGAACGTCGTACTAAGAAAGGCGGTATCTTTTTCTTTGGAATAGTTTTAGCAGCATTAACAGTATACTTTGTAGCTATTCAGATTGGTGCAAACATAGGAGCATCATGGGCATTAAACAGCCAGACTTATAAATATATGAATGGTTGGTTTCATTATGCAAAACTTTATGCTGCAGTTGCCGGATGTATCGGTTTCATGTTATTAAAGTACAAAACAGGTCTTGGTAACAAACAGTGGTTTAAATGTTTCCCATTCATAATTGTAGCAATTAACATTCTTATTGCAGTAGGTTCAGACTTTGAATCAGCAATCAAAGGTGCTGATGCCGTTAACGGCTGGTGGTTCTCAAATGAAAAAGTATGGCTTAACGGTGGCTGGTGGAACTGGGTAAACGGTATTGCCGGAATCCTTAATATTTTCTGTATGACAGGCTGGTGGGGAATTTACTCATCAAAAGACAAAAATCATCAGGATATGTTGTGGCCTGATATGACAATATGGTTTATCGTAGCATATGATATTTGGAACTTTACATACACATACTGTAATTTACCAACACATAGCTGGTACTGTGGTGTAGCTTTACTTTTGGCTCCAACATTTGCTAACGCATTATGGAACAAAGGTGGATGGATTCAGAATCGTGCCAACACACTTGCAACATGGTGTATGTTCGCACAGGTATTACCATTATTCCAGATTAGTGGTGTATTCTCAGTAATACCATCACTTTACAACAACGTAACAGGTGCAAAAACAGGTCTTGACCTTGCTGCAATTGACAGCGCAACAATGTCTACAATTACACCAAACACAACAGCAATGGGAGTATGTGCAATACTTGCACTTGCAGCCAATGTTGTATGTCTTTCAGTAATAATTAAGCGTGCCATTGAACAGAAGAAGAATCCATACAAAGAAGAAATCTTTGCAGGAACAAAAGACTTCGTTGAAGCAATGGAAAGAGCAGAATAA